From one Bacteroidales bacterium genomic stretch:
- a CDS encoding DUF3109 family protein encodes MIQIGEKIISRELFENHFICHLEKCEGNCCVFGDSGAPLEDSEAESLAEELDKILPFMRAEGIRAVREQEAWLIDNDGDKVTPLVGEEECAYAVFNDNIARCAIEQAYDEGAIRFRKPVSCHLYPIRVTKLKQGIALNYHRWSICEPARILGEREGVPVFRFLKDALIRVYGEGFYQELEIVYGELMKNK; translated from the coding sequence ATGATTCAGATCGGGGAAAAGATTATCAGCCGGGAGCTGTTTGAGAATCATTTTATATGTCATTTAGAGAAGTGTGAAGGAAACTGTTGTGTTTTCGGCGATTCGGGTGCTCCTCTGGAAGATAGTGAAGCTGAATCACTGGCAGAAGAGTTGGATAAGATTCTTCCTTTTATGAGAGCGGAAGGCATACGGGCAGTCAGGGAACAGGAAGCCTGGCTGATTGATAACGATGGAGACAAGGTGACACCCCTGGTGGGGGAGGAGGAATGTGCTTATGCGGTATTTAACGATAACATTGCCCGCTGTGCCATTGAACAGGCCTATGATGAGGGGGCGATTCGTTTCCGGAAACCTGTCTCCTGCCACCTTTATCCCATCCGTGTTACAAAACTAAAGCAGGGCATTGCTTTGAATTATCATCGGTGGAGCATCTGTGAACCTGCCCGCATACTGGGGGAGAGAGAAGGTGTTCCTGTATTCCGGTTTCTGAAAGACGCCCTTATCAGAGTTTATGGCGAGGGCTTCTATCAAGAGCTTGAGATAGTCTACGGGGAATTGATGAAGAACAAGTGA
- a CDS encoding fasciclin domain-containing protein: MKTQILSLQNPIHMMRISFMATILALLSMAAFAQSTVVDIVVNSSDHNTLEAAVIAAELADDLSEEGPFTLFAPTDAAFGALPEGTVASLLEDPTGDLAKILLYHVVAGKALSTDLSNDQMIATLNGEKISVKFTDGKAYIDNAMVTVADIKADNGVVHVINAVITPSSKMADAGKTSRSSSSQGCDN, encoded by the coding sequence ATGAAAACACAGATTTTAAGCTTGCAAAATCCCATCCATATGATGAGGATTTCCTTTATGGCCACGATACTGGCTTTGCTTAGCATGGCTGCATTTGCTCAATCGACCGTAGTCGATATAGTGGTTAACAGCAGCGACCACAACACTCTGGAAGCCGCAGTGATTGCTGCCGAACTTGCTGATGATTTAAGTGAAGAAGGTCCATTCACTCTTTTTGCCCCAACCGATGCAGCATTCGGTGCACTGCCTGAAGGAACTGTAGCTTCACTGCTGGAAGATCCTACCGGAGATCTTGCTAAAATCCTGCTCTATCATGTTGTCGCCGGAAAAGCACTTTCAACGGATCTTTCAAACGACCAGATGATTGCCACGCTGAATGGCGAAAAAATATCGGTAAAGTTCACAGATGGCAAAGCCTATATCGATAATGCCATGGTGACCGTTGCAGATATCAAGGCAGATAATGGAGTTGTACACGTCATCAATGCGGTTATTACTCCTTCTTCAAAGATGGCGGATGCGGGCAAAACAAGCAGGTCTTCATCCAGCCAGGGCTGCGATAATTAG
- a CDS encoding DMT family transporter produces the protein MNRQQTNGYAYALGASLALAGSFVFSKSVLNHLSMIQFGLLWFTLGVLWNGSWFLISREYRKVKGDSGRKTMTALVIAVLEGAATGLFYLAIKAMENPAVVSFIGNIGPVFVTLMGILLLKERFRASQMFGIIITILGIFVINYREGGFAGFFDPGSIYVIAAAFLFSLATIVGRRWHQQLLPGYMSLIRSFLLALVMLILFSRSGNTVHLTMGIWKDLALGSLMETLIVIILAYQALKLIEATKTSLIISTKGVWTLVLAWIFLGVFPTGLQLAGGLFTLAGVWLITWTRKPALPE, from the coding sequence ATGAATCGCCAGCAGACAAATGGCTATGCTTATGCCCTGGGGGCATCACTGGCCCTTGCAGGCTCTTTTGTATTCAGTAAATCTGTGCTGAACCATTTGAGCATGATTCAGTTTGGCTTGCTCTGGTTCACTTTGGGAGTTCTTTGGAACGGAAGCTGGTTCCTGATAAGTCGTGAATACAGAAAAGTGAAAGGTGATTCGGGCCGTAAAACCATGACTGCCCTGGTTATTGCTGTTCTTGAGGGGGCAGCAACAGGCCTTTTTTATCTGGCTATTAAGGCTATGGAAAATCCGGCAGTGGTCTCCTTTATCGGGAATATTGGCCCGGTATTTGTCACCCTGATGGGCATTCTGCTTCTTAAAGAAAGGTTTCGGGCCTCCCAGATGTTTGGTATTATCATCACCATCCTGGGCATATTTGTTATTAATTACCGGGAGGGTGGATTTGCCGGATTTTTCGATCCCGGATCCATATATGTTATTGCTGCTGCATTCCTTTTTTCTCTGGCCACCATTGTGGGGCGACGCTGGCATCAGCAGCTCTTACCTGGCTATATGTCTTTGATTCGCTCATTTCTGCTTGCTCTGGTAATGCTCATTCTCTTTTCCCGCTCTGGAAACACGGTCCATCTCACCATGGGAATCTGGAAGGATCTGGCTCTGGGTTCACTGATGGAAACACTGATTGTTATTATTCTGGCTTACCAGGCGCTAAAACTGATAGAAGCAACAAAGACCTCTTTAATTATTAGTACAAAAGGCGTCTGGACCCTGGTTCTGGCATGGATTTTTCTGGGAGTGTTCCCTACAGGACTGCAACTGGCAGGCGGATTGTTCACCCTGGCGGGAGTATGGTTGATTACCTGGACCCGGAAGCCTGCTCTTCCAGAATAA
- a CDS encoding DUF3267 domain-containing protein has translation MKTGRSKLKPDVETLEMNKGYRKVMELDFSEMIPFVLSNIRKRGVIPLLYMSINVAFLAFMVIFAIWSFRDNQLSLGRIALQIFTGIVAGSFLVIPPHELLHGLAYRVLGARKIRFGMDLQQFIFYVTADRCPISRNELTLLALTPFVIINAVILAITVSWATNLTLFFTALLLSHNIMCIGDFAMITYAFSLKGEIYTFDDLKKNKSYFYERES, from the coding sequence ATGAAAACGGGCAGGTCAAAGCTTAAACCTGATGTGGAAACCCTTGAGATGAATAAAGGGTACAGGAAGGTCATGGAGCTTGATTTTAGTGAGATGATCCCCTTTGTACTCTCAAATATCCGAAAGCGCGGGGTAATACCCCTGCTTTACATGTCAATCAATGTGGCCTTCCTGGCCTTCATGGTCATTTTTGCCATTTGGAGTTTCAGGGACAATCAGCTAAGCCTGGGAAGAATAGCTCTTCAAATCTTTACCGGTATAGTTGCAGGGAGCTTCCTGGTTATTCCGCCACATGAACTGCTTCACGGGCTGGCATACCGTGTGCTTGGTGCAAGAAAAATACGTTTCGGGATGGATCTGCAACAGTTTATCTTTTATGTAACTGCCGACCGCTGCCCCATCTCCAGAAATGAGCTGACTCTCCTGGCCCTGACTCCGTTTGTGATCATTAATGCAGTGATTTTAGCAATCACCGTTTCCTGGGCCACAAACCTGACTCTTTTTTTCACTGCCCTGCTGCTTAGTCATAACATCATGTGCATTGGTGATTTTGCAATGATCACATACGCCTTCAGCCTGAAGGGGGAAATTTATACCTTTGATGACCTTAAAAAGAATAAAAGCTATTTCTATGAACGGGAGAGCTAA
- a CDS encoding tetratricopeptide repeat protein yields MPIHTDSELALEFYETGMLAYDQLKLSLAHKNFEYAVKEDPDFFMAYFWMFFISSEGSKDIIDKALQSGITQNPGEEELRAALKYLKDGQDEKVVEHLNKLIELYPSDPHLHKILYIIQFHYFKDPEAAIVSIERATRECPAYPLAYNQLGYAYMDLERYDDAEKAFDRYIQLAPDIAYPYDSKGDFFMTIQKYQEAHDSYMKAYEIDSDFTMSLQKAEKAKMLLEKMVS; encoded by the coding sequence ATGCCCATACACACTGATTCTGAACTGGCTCTGGAGTTTTATGAGACCGGAATGTTGGCGTATGACCAGCTCAAATTAAGCCTTGCACACAAGAATTTCGAGTATGCGGTAAAGGAGGATCCGGACTTTTTCATGGCCTATTTCTGGATGTTCTTTATTTCCAGCGAGGGCTCCAAAGATATAATCGATAAAGCCTTACAGTCCGGTATTACACAGAATCCCGGGGAGGAGGAACTCAGAGCTGCTCTGAAATATCTTAAGGATGGACAGGATGAGAAGGTCGTGGAACATCTGAATAAACTGATTGAGCTCTATCCATCCGATCCTCATCTCCATAAAATACTGTATATTATTCAATTCCATTATTTTAAGGATCCGGAAGCAGCCATTGTCTCCATTGAGAGAGCCACCAGGGAATGTCCCGCTTATCCTCTGGCCTATAACCAGCTTGGTTATGCTTATATGGACCTGGAACGCTATGACGATGCAGAAAAGGCCTTTGACAGGTATATCCAGCTGGCTCCGGATATTGCATATCCTTACGATTCAAAGGGGGATTTTTTTATGACCATCCAGAAATACCAGGAAGCGCATGACAGCTATATGAAGGCATATGAGATTGATTCAGATTTCACGATGAGCCTGCAAAAAGCGGAGAAAGCAAAAATGCTTCTTGAAAAAATGGTATCCTGA
- a CDS encoding NAD(P)H-dependent oxidoreductase subunit E — MSSVKIELRQDQVDKIHSICDSFGNQHGELINVLHKCQSAFGYLPAEVQEVIAEKMEMPAAKVYGVVTFYSFFTMIPKGKYPISICTGTACYVRGAETVLKEFKKQLQIEVGETDADGLFSLSCLRCVGACGLAPVVQVGNKTYGRVAPDDVKNIIEEYKG, encoded by the coding sequence ATGTCAAGCGTTAAAATAGAACTCAGACAGGACCAGGTTGATAAAATCCATTCCATATGTGATTCATTTGGCAACCAGCATGGAGAACTGATCAATGTGTTGCATAAGTGCCAGTCTGCCTTTGGCTATCTTCCTGCAGAGGTTCAGGAAGTGATCGCCGAAAAGATGGAGATGCCGGCTGCAAAAGTATACGGAGTGGTCACTTTCTATTCATTCTTCACCATGATTCCAAAGGGGAAGTATCCCATATCCATATGTACCGGAACAGCGTGCTATGTGCGGGGTGCCGAGACTGTGTTGAAAGAATTTAAAAAGCAGCTGCAGATTGAGGTGGGTGAGACAGATGCCGATGGGCTGTTTTCGCTCAGCTGTCTGCGCTGTGTCGGTGCCTGTGGCCTTGCTCCTGTGGTGCAGGTGGGGAACAAAACTTACGGAAGGGTGGCACCTGATGATGTGAAGAACATCATCGAAGAATATAAGGGCTGA
- a CDS encoding NADH-dependent [FeFe] hydrogenase, group A6, with amino-acid sequence MSQIKLTIDGNKVEVPAGTTIYKAAKQLDIDIPILCYMDLKDPNIENKPGGCRICSVEVEGRKNLAPSCSTDVAEGMVVRTNSMRVINARRTVMELILSDHPKDCLSCAKSGNCDLQDMAVKLGIREIPGQEYAEMSTYRLDTSPSIIRDLDKCIMCRRCETMCNNFQTVGALHAVNRGFMAVVAPAFEMNLEHSPCTYCGQCVAVCPTGALTEVDHTGNVIRALNDPGKTVVVQTAPAVRAALGEEFGMEPGTRVTGQMVTALKQLGFDYVFDTDFAADLTIMEEGTELLGRLKRHLEGDESVKLPILTSCCPGWVNFFEYNYPDLKDVPSTARSPQQMFGAIAKTYFADKIKVKRKDMVVISIMPCLAKKYECQRDEFSVDGNPDVDYSISTRELAHLIKQANMDLNKLEASEFDAPLGESSGAAVIFGATGGVIEAATRTAYELQTGKTLENVEFEQLRGMEGIRSATVDFDGLDIKIGIAHGLGNARKLLDEVRAGKSKYHAIEVMACPGGCIGGGGQPLHHGDSSILKARTKAIYLEDEGKTIRKSHKNPYILKLYDEFLGEPLSEKAHELLHTHYFDKRKKIFQV; translated from the coding sequence ATGAGTCAAATTAAACTTACCATAGATGGAAACAAGGTAGAGGTGCCGGCAGGTACAACTATCTACAAAGCGGCTAAACAGCTCGATATCGATATACCGATCCTGTGTTATATGGATTTGAAAGATCCGAATATTGAGAACAAGCCGGGAGGCTGCCGAATATGTTCCGTGGAGGTTGAGGGCAGGAAAAACCTGGCCCCGTCCTGTTCTACGGATGTGGCTGAAGGCATGGTTGTCAGGACTAACAGTATGAGGGTGATCAACGCCCGGCGGACCGTGATGGAACTAATCCTTTCGGATCATCCCAAGGATTGCCTTTCCTGTGCCAAATCGGGTAACTGTGACCTGCAGGACATGGCTGTTAAACTTGGAATCAGGGAGATTCCGGGACAGGAATATGCAGAGATGTCGACCTACAGGCTGGATACTTCTCCCTCCATTATACGGGACCTGGACAAATGCATTATGTGTCGCAGGTGCGAGACTATGTGCAATAATTTTCAGACTGTGGGGGCACTTCATGCTGTAAATCGCGGTTTTATGGCAGTGGTGGCTCCGGCCTTTGAGATGAACCTGGAGCACTCTCCCTGTACCTACTGCGGACAGTGTGTGGCTGTTTGTCCCACGGGTGCCCTTACAGAGGTGGACCATACTGGTAATGTAATCAGAGCGTTAAATGATCCAGGTAAAACCGTTGTGGTGCAAACGGCTCCGGCAGTCAGGGCTGCTTTGGGCGAGGAATTCGGTATGGAGCCCGGAACCAGGGTCACCGGCCAGATGGTTACGGCTCTTAAGCAGCTTGGTTTCGACTATGTATTTGATACTGATTTTGCGGCTGACCTGACCATCATGGAGGAAGGAACTGAACTCCTGGGGCGTTTAAAAAGGCACCTTGAGGGCGATGAGAGTGTGAAACTTCCCATTCTGACCTCCTGCTGCCCGGGCTGGGTGAACTTTTTTGAATACAACTACCCCGATTTGAAGGATGTGCCTTCCACGGCCAGGTCGCCCCAGCAAATGTTCGGAGCGATCGCCAAGACCTACTTTGCCGATAAGATTAAGGTGAAAAGGAAAGACATGGTAGTCATATCCATCATGCCTTGTCTGGCTAAAAAGTATGAGTGTCAGCGTGACGAATTTTCGGTAGACGGGAATCCGGATGTAGATTACAGTATTTCAACCCGGGAGCTGGCTCACCTGATCAAACAGGCCAACATGGATCTCAATAAGCTGGAGGCATCAGAGTTTGATGCTCCTTTGGGTGAGTCTTCCGGAGCGGCCGTCATTTTTGGTGCCACGGGCGGTGTAATTGAAGCGGCCACCCGCACTGCCTATGAGCTTCAAACCGGGAAGACTCTTGAAAACGTTGAGTTTGAGCAGCTCAGGGGAATGGAGGGGATCCGGTCGGCAACAGTCGATTTCGATGGACTGGATATAAAGATCGGCATTGCTCACGGACTGGGAAATGCCAGGAAATTGTTGGATGAGGTAAGAGCCGGAAAATCGAAATACCATGCCATTGAGGTGATGGCCTGTCCAGGCGGATGCATTGGTGGCGGTGGACAACCACTTCACCACGGTGACAGTTCGATTCTGAAAGCCAGGACCAAAGCAATATACCTGGAAGATGAAGGGAAGACTATCCGGAAATCTCATAAGAATCCCTATATCCTGAAACTTTACGATGAGTTCCTTGGTGAACCACTGAGTGAAAAGGCGCATGAATTGTTACATACGCATTATTTCGACAAGCGAAAAAAGATATTCCAGGTTTAA
- a CDS encoding NADH-quinone oxidoreductase subunit NuoF, which translates to MSKYSMHLLVCGGTGCKSQESDIIAEKLKKELSKQGLGETVQVIMTGCFGFCEKGPIVKVMPDNTFYTQVKPEDAEEIVEEHVVKGRRVERLLYTDPETNVHVEDAKAMGFYKKQLRIALRNCGVIDPEFIDEYIARDGYLALGEVLSNQTPEETIQLMKESGLRGRGGAGFPAGLKWDFARKSQADQKYVVCNADEGDPGAFMDRSILEGDPHSVLEAMAIVGRCIGADMGYIYIRAEYPLAIERLKIAIGQAREYGLLGKNILGSGFDFDIDLKYGAGAFVCGEETALIHSMEGLRGEPSLKPPFPAESGYMGKPTNVNNVETLANVPVIILKGPDWFSSIGTGTSKGTKVFALAGKINNVGLIEVPMGTTLREVIFEIGGGIKDGKKFKAVQTGGPSGGCLTEKHLDTPIDYENLVANGSMMGSGGMIVMDEDDCMVSIAKFYLDFTVEESCGKCAPCRIGNKRLLELLERICEGKGEESDLVRLRNLGEVIKDTSLCGLGQSSPNPVLSTMDNFYDEYLSHVVDKKCLSGVCTDLLEYFILEENCIGCTACARACPVGAISGERKEPHLINPETCIKCGACMEKCKFDAVILK; encoded by the coding sequence ATGTCAAAATACAGCATGCACTTGCTTGTCTGCGGCGGCACCGGATGTAAGTCTCAGGAGAGCGACATCATCGCCGAAAAGCTAAAAAAGGAGCTTTCGAAGCAGGGTCTCGGGGAGACTGTCCAGGTCATTATGACCGGTTGCTTCGGTTTCTGTGAAAAGGGTCCCATTGTGAAGGTGATGCCCGACAATACTTTTTATACCCAGGTTAAGCCTGAAGATGCGGAAGAGATTGTGGAGGAGCATGTGGTCAAAGGACGAAGAGTAGAGCGTTTGCTTTATACAGACCCTGAAACTAACGTACATGTGGAGGATGCCAAAGCTATGGGTTTCTATAAGAAGCAGTTGAGGATAGCTCTGAGGAATTGTGGTGTGATTGATCCGGAGTTTATTGATGAATATATTGCCAGGGATGGCTACCTGGCCCTGGGGGAAGTACTCAGCAATCAGACACCGGAAGAAACCATCCAGTTAATGAAGGAATCCGGACTGAGAGGACGAGGAGGAGCTGGTTTTCCGGCCGGACTGAAATGGGATTTTGCCCGAAAGAGCCAGGCCGATCAGAAATATGTGGTTTGTAATGCTGATGAGGGGGACCCCGGTGCTTTTATGGACCGGTCCATCCTGGAGGGGGATCCCCATTCCGTACTTGAGGCCATGGCCATTGTAGGTCGCTGTATCGGTGCGGATATGGGTTATATTTATATACGGGCAGAATATCCGCTGGCCATTGAACGATTAAAGATAGCCATCGGACAGGCCAGGGAGTACGGACTGCTCGGTAAGAACATTCTGGGTTCAGGATTTGATTTTGATATTGATCTGAAATATGGAGCAGGAGCCTTTGTTTGCGGAGAAGAAACTGCCCTGATCCACTCCATGGAAGGCCTACGGGGTGAGCCCTCCTTGAAGCCCCCTTTTCCAGCTGAAAGCGGATATATGGGAAAACCTACCAACGTCAATAATGTGGAGACGCTGGCCAATGTTCCGGTGATTATTTTAAAGGGACCCGACTGGTTCAGTAGTATTGGTACCGGGACTTCCAAGGGAACCAAGGTGTTTGCGCTGGCAGGAAAAATCAATAATGTGGGCCTTATAGAGGTTCCGATGGGAACCACCCTTCGTGAGGTGATATTTGAGATTGGGGGAGGGATTAAAGATGGCAAGAAATTTAAGGCGGTACAGACCGGCGGACCCTCCGGCGGGTGCCTGACCGAAAAACATCTGGATACTCCTATTGACTACGAAAACCTGGTTGCCAACGGCTCCATGATGGGTTCGGGGGGTATGATTGTTATGGACGAGGACGATTGTATGGTTTCCATTGCCAAATTCTATCTGGACTTCACGGTTGAGGAGTCCTGTGGTAAATGTGCTCCCTGCAGGATCGGGAACAAGAGACTTCTGGAATTGCTCGAAAGAATTTGTGAAGGTAAGGGCGAGGAGAGTGACCTGGTCAGGTTACGCAATCTCGGAGAGGTCATTAAGGATACTTCCCTCTGCGGTCTGGGTCAGAGTTCCCCCAATCCGGTACTGTCCACCATGGATAATTTTTATGACGAATATTTGTCGCATGTGGTGGATAAGAAGTGTCTTTCAGGAGTATGTACGGACCTTCTTGAGTATTTCATCTTGGAGGAGAATTGCATTGGATGTACGGCCTGTGCAAGGGCCTGTCCGGTAGGAGCAATATCAGGAGAGCGCAAAGAACCTCACCTGATCAATCCTGAGACCTGTATTAAATGTGGTGCCTGTATGGAGAAATGTAAATTCGATGCAGTGATTTTAAAATAA
- a CDS encoding (2Fe-2S) ferredoxin domain-containing protein: MSKITSLADLKKIRDKQVKGMQARERGELASELVQVKVAMATCGIASGAKATMEFMTNALEKRGVDAIVSQVGCMGYCYAEPTIEVRLPGNDPVVFGGVNLEKADEIIEKYIKGGELVDGIIPVNYQTVD, encoded by the coding sequence ATGAGCAAGATTACATCGCTGGCAGATCTGAAAAAGATCCGCGACAAACAAGTAAAAGGCATGCAAGCCCGGGAGAGGGGGGAGCTGGCCTCTGAACTGGTACAAGTAAAGGTGGCTATGGCTACCTGTGGCATAGCATCGGGTGCCAAAGCGACCATGGAGTTTATGACTAATGCGCTGGAGAAACGAGGAGTAGATGCTATAGTAAGCCAGGTGGGTTGCATGGGTTATTGTTATGCAGAACCCACCATTGAGGTAAGGCTGCCCGGAAACGATCCGGTTGTTTTTGGCGGGGTTAATCTGGAAAAAGCGGACGAGATCATCGAGAAATATATAAAGGGAGGTGAACTGGTGGATGGGATCATCCCGGTGAACTATCAAACAGTTGATTGA
- a CDS encoding ATP-binding protein — protein sequence MKELALHILDIAENCIAAGAGRVIITVKEEEEGNFLCIRIEDNGKGMSEKETGSASDPFYTSRTTRRVGMGIPLFRQHAEMAGGGLKIHSEKGIGTTVEATFLIKHPDRQPLGDLEGSWLLLVVSNPAIEWELKCKTGNGNFAISTSQIRQELGLECIGGNELSTGLKRMIRNNLDELGLN from the coding sequence ATGAAGGAATTGGCCCTACATATCCTGGATATTGCAGAAAATTGCATAGCTGCCGGTGCGGGCAGGGTAATCATAACAGTTAAAGAGGAAGAAGAAGGGAATTTTTTGTGTATCCGGATTGAAGACAATGGGAAGGGGATGAGTGAGAAGGAGACCGGCAGTGCTTCAGACCCCTTTTATACCTCCCGCACCACGCGCCGGGTTGGGATGGGCATTCCCCTGTTTCGTCAGCATGCCGAGATGGCAGGAGGGGGCTTGAAGATCCATTCGGAGAAAGGAATTGGAACCACTGTTGAGGCTACTTTCCTGATTAAGCATCCGGACAGGCAACCACTGGGAGATCTGGAGGGAAGCTGGCTCTTACTGGTTGTGTCAAATCCAGCGATCGAGTGGGAGCTGAAATGTAAAACCGGAAATGGAAATTTTGCCATTTCCACCTCCCAAATCAGGCAGGAACTGGGACTGGAATGTATTGGCGGAAATGAGTTAAGTACCGGCTTAAAAAGAATGATTAGAAATAACCTTGATGAACTTGGATTGAATTAG
- a CDS encoding PHP domain-containing protein — translation MNTYRADLHIHTVLSPCGDLEMSPRNIVNRAAEKGLDILAVTDHNHTGHARLTRKLGEKKGIWVVYGAEINTREEVHCLTFFDTEKQLSIFQRELEGNLGKIPNEIARLGHQVIVNEQEQIIDEIAYSLYQGLDWSIEEAAGLVHKLGGIFIPAHVDRITNGLYTQLGFFPETLEVDAVEISRKTSYDAALKEYPELSACTLIKNSDAHFLDDIGRAGNRYLMKNQDFYELRLAMKGEQGRKVIEL, via the coding sequence ATGAATACCTATCGCGCCGACCTGCATATCCACACGGTTCTTTCCCCCTGCGGGGATCTGGAAATGAGCCCAAGGAACATTGTGAACAGGGCGGCGGAGAAGGGACTGGATATCCTTGCAGTGACCGACCATAATCACACAGGTCATGCCCGTCTTACCAGAAAGCTGGGAGAAAAAAAGGGGATCTGGGTGGTTTATGGAGCAGAAATAAATACCAGGGAAGAGGTTCACTGCCTGACGTTCTTTGATACTGAAAAACAGCTGAGTATATTTCAAAGGGAGCTGGAGGGAAATCTCGGGAAGATTCCCAATGAAATCGCGCGCCTGGGGCATCAGGTGATTGTAAATGAGCAGGAGCAGATAATTGACGAGATCGCTTATTCCCTCTATCAGGGACTTGATTGGAGCATAGAAGAGGCAGCCGGCCTGGTGCATAAACTGGGTGGGATTTTTATTCCCGCGCATGTGGATAGAATCACAAATGGCCTGTATACGCAGCTGGGATTTTTTCCGGAAACACTGGAGGTGGATGCAGTGGAAATATCGAGGAAAACTTCGTACGATGCAGCTCTGAAGGAGTATCCTGAACTCTCTGCCTGCACATTGATTAAAAATTCCGATGCCCATTTCCTGGACGATATAGGCCGGGCAGGTAACAGGTATCTGATGAAGAACCAAGATTTTTATGAGCTTCGCCTGGCTATGAAAGGTGAGCAGGGGAGGAAAGTGATTGAATTATAA